The Cyclobacteriaceae bacterium DNA segment ATTGATGAGTTCTCCCATGCCATTGGCAAGTGGCTGAACGATTTGTACCGAACCGTTGAATCCAGCACGTTCATTCATCAGGTCAACCATCCAATCGACAAATGCACGCAAAAAATTCCCTTCCCCAAATTGCAATACCTTAACGGGATGCTGTTGTTTAACACCAGCATTTTCTCGGTTTAATTTCTTTAACATCTTAAAATGTTATGATCCTTATTTAAAATTTGAAATACTCCTTTGCATTGTAGTGGCAGATGTCCGAGACGATCTTGCCTAACCACTTTTCATCTTTAGGCAATTCACCATTTTCTACATCACGCCCAATCAGGTTGCATAGTATTCTCCGGAAATATTCATGACGCGGATAGGAGAGGAAGCTTCGTGAATCGGTAAGCATACCAATAAAGCAACTCAGCAAACCTAAATTGGAAAGCGCATTGATTTGCTTTTCCATTCCATCCTTCTGATCGAGGAACCACCAGGCAGAACCAAACTGGATTTTTCCTTTTGAGGAGCCATCATTAAAGTTGCCAATCATGGTGCCCATCACTTCGTTATCTGATGGGTTGAGGTTATAAAGAATGGTTTTGGCTAACTGATTGGTTGAGTCAAGATCATTCAAAAATCGCGACAATGCTACACTTTGTGAGAAATCACCGATGGAATCAAAACCGGTATCGGGTCCGAGCTCGCGAAGCATGCGTTCGTTGGTGTTACGCAAGGCGCCTAAGTGAAATTGCTGCGTCCAGCCTTGTTTGTGATACAGGCGACACAATTCCAATAGCGTTTTATATTTAAAGAAGCGCACTTCGTCAGCCGAAAGGGCTTCAAGCTTTTTTACTTTTTTAAAGAGGGCCTCAATATCAAATGCATTGGCATGGAAGTGATAGAGTTGTTCCAAACCATGATCTGCTAATTTGCACCCAACGCTTACAAAAAACTCAATTCGCTTTTCCAATGCTTTCAATAAATCCGCATAGCGGTTGATGTCCACATTAGCCACGCTACTAAGCTGACCGAGGTAGGTGAGGTAGGCTGCCGGATTTTCAACAGCGTATGCCTTATCGGGCCTAAACGTAGGCAGAATTTTAATTTCAAAATTTTCCTGTTTGAGCTGAAGATGGTCTTCCAATGAGTCGGCTGGATCATCCGTGGTACAGACAACCTGAACATTCATTTTCTTCAGCAACGCGCGTGTTGAGTATTCCTGGGTATTCAGTTTTTCTGTGCAATCCTTGTAAATGGCATTGGCACTATCAGGATTTAGCAACTGGTTGATGCCAAAGTATCGTTGTAGTTCAAGGTGCGTCCAATGGTACAACGGATTGCGTACAGTATACGGAACCGTGTATGCCCATTTCTCAAATTTATCTTTATCGGATGCGTTACCGGTAATGTACTTTTCATTGATGCCCAATGTGCGCATGGCGCGCCACTTGTAATGATCACCGGCCAACCAGATCTGTGACACATTTTCAAACTGTCGGTTACGGGCAATGTCTCGTTGCGGCAGGTGGCAATGGTAGTCTATAATGGGAAGATTTTTGGCGTAATCGTGATACAGAATCTTGGCAAACTCGTTTTGCAATAAAAAATCTTCCGTTAAAAATGAGGTGTTTAATAGGGCTTCACTCATGATGTTCGGGTGTCTATTTGCGTTGTGATGATTTTCGAATGATCAATTCAGGTTTAAGCACAGTCTTTTTCGGAACAAATGTTTTGTTTCCGGCTCCAATTTGTTCTAAAAATATTTCGGCTGTGGCATTTCCCATTTGTTTGCTACGCTGATCGATGGTGGTAAGTTGTGGTTCTGAGAACCAGGTAAAGGGTTCGTTACCAAAACCAACCAGGGCAATGTCTTGCGGGATTCTGATGTTGCGTTCCTTTAATACCTGCATAGCGCCCATGGCGCCATAGTCACTGGCAGAAAATACGGCATCCGGTGGTTCGGGTAGGGACAGTAGTTTTAACATCGATTCACGGCCATCATCCAACTGCAGGTTGCTGCCAACAACGAGTGATTCGTCATAGGCAATGCCGTGATCTTGCAAGGCTTCTCTGTATCCGCGGAAGCGTTCACGATAGATGCTTATTTTTTTTATTCCCGTGAAATGGGCTATTCGCTTGCATCCCTGGTTGATGAGGTGCTTTACGGCATTGTATGCGCCCTGATAGTCATCAATAATTACAGAGCTCACCTCCAGTTCTTCGTTCGATCGGTCGAACATGATCAAGGGAATTCCTTTGTTCTTGACTTTTAAAAAGTGTTCAAAGTCTTCCGTACCTTTTGCATAGGAGGCGATGATGCCATCCACTCGCGCATTGAGTAACGCTTCAACCGTGGCAACTTCCTTTTCGTAGTTGTCGTATGATTGGCAGATCATTACGTTGTACTGCGCGGTGTTGGCAATTTCTTCAATGCCGCGAACCACAGAAGAAAAGAAACTACGATCGGCTGTGGGTACGATAATGCCGATGATTTTACTGCGCCCGTTTCGTAAGGCGGCTGCAATGTGATTGGGTTGATAGTTAAGTTTTTCTGCTGCTTTCAATACGGCTTTCTTGGTTTCTTCACTGATCCGCGGATGGTTTTTAAGCGCGCGCGAAACGGTTGAAGCCGTAATGTTTAATTTTTTTGCGATGTCGTGTATGGTTGCGCGTTCTCTTCTCATACTTCGTTTGAAGGTTTGCCAATGGTTGCCAACAAGCCACCATCAACATAAATAATTTGTCCGTTAACAAAGTTGCTGGCTGCGGATGACAAAAAGATAGCAGCACCGGCTAAATCTTCCGGATCACCCCAACGGCCTGCCGGTGTTCGGTTAATGATAAATTCATTGAACGGATGCCCCTCCGTTCGGATCGGAGCGGTTTGGGCGGTGGCAAAGTAGCCGGGGCCGATGCCATTCACCTGTATGTTATGCCTGGCCCATTCGGTTGCCATGTTTTTGGTTAGCATTTTCAATCCTCCCTTAGCGGCTGCATAGGCGGATACTGTGTTGCGACCAAGCTCACTCATCATGGAACAGATGTTGATGATTTTTCCTGCCTTGCGCTGAATCATGTACTTACCAACATGTTTGGATACGATAAAGGGACCAACCAGATCAA contains these protein-coding regions:
- a CDS encoding LacI family DNA-binding transcriptional regulator gives rise to the protein MRRERATIHDIAKKLNITASTVSRALKNHPRISEETKKAVLKAAEKLNYQPNHIAAALRNGRSKIIGIIVPTADRSFFSSVVRGIEEIANTAQYNVMICQSYDNYEKEVATVEALLNARVDGIIASYAKGTEDFEHFLKVKNKGIPLIMFDRSNEELEVSSVIIDDYQGAYNAVKHLINQGCKRIAHFTGIKKISIYRERFRGYREALQDHGIAYDESLVVGSNLQLDDGRESMLKLLSLPEPPDAVFSASDYGAMGAMQVLKERNIRIPQDIALVGFGNEPFTWFSEPQLTTIDQRSKQMGNATAEIFLEQIGAGNKTFVPKKTVLKPELIIRKSSQRK
- the uxaC gene encoding glucuronate isomerase gives rise to the protein MSEALLNTSFLTEDFLLQNEFAKILYHDYAKNLPIIDYHCHLPQRDIARNRQFENVSQIWLAGDHYKWRAMRTLGINEKYITGNASDKDKFEKWAYTVPYTVRNPLYHWTHLELQRYFGINQLLNPDSANAIYKDCTEKLNTQEYSTRALLKKMNVQVVCTTDDPADSLEDHLQLKQENFEIKILPTFRPDKAYAVENPAAYLTYLGQLSSVANVDINRYADLLKALEKRIEFFVSVGCKLADHGLEQLYHFHANAFDIEALFKKVKKLEALSADEVRFFKYKTLLELCRLYHKQGWTQQFHLGALRNTNERMLRELGPDTGFDSIGDFSQSVALSRFLNDLDSTNQLAKTILYNLNPSDNEVMGTMIGNFNDGSSKGKIQFGSAWWFLDQKDGMEKQINALSNLGLLSCFIGMLTDSRSFLSYPRHEYFRRILCNLIGRDVENGELPKDEKWLGKIVSDICHYNAKEYFKF
- a CDS encoding gluconate 5-dehydrogenase; amino-acid sequence: MPELFNLKHKRALITGGTHGLGMAMAKGLASAGATLLINGHTEEKMKSALAEYKAAGFTAHGFLFDVTNEAEVKSAVDKIEQEVGPIDILINNAGIIMRTPMLEMEAADFRKVIDIDLVGPFIVSKHVGKYMIQRKAGKIINICSMMSELGRNTVSAYAAAKGGLKMLTKNMATEWARHNIQVNGIGPGYFATAQTAPIRTEGHPFNEFIINRTPAGRWGDPEDLAGAAIFLSSAASNFVNGQIIYVDGGLLATIGKPSNEV